One Clostridium novyi NT genomic window carries:
- a CDS encoding phage tail tape measure protein, producing MELFALMGKIAVNGKDANKEIDSVTGHAQNAEGKISSAFSKIGKAVAGAFTVAAVAGFEKKIVSTYATYDDQMRKVQAVSGATGKQFEMLRGKAEELGAKTRFSATEAGQGMENLARAGWKTGEIMSGIGPVLSFATANAIDLGSAAGIVSDGLSQFGLKAKDTGMFTDVLSATAASANTDISLLGETFKYCGGPAGALGYKLKDVAVAIGLMANKGIKGSQAGTTLRSAMTRLANPTGKSAKAMKKLGISITDSSGKVKPFAILMQELRGKFSKLNEAQKAQMASTIFGQEAMSGMLAVVNSSDEDFNKMTKAISNCDGQTQKMADTMDGGLGGAIAGVKSAFEGLLIKLGGMQEGILVDGFRKLAEVLQNLPSKIQSASNKINSFKNFLKDNETTIKSVTIALGVLGIGIGVYSGKLTVATLATKAISAAQTIYIAGLYAAEFATKAFGAAIGFITSPIGIVTIAVAAFAAAAYLIYKNWDKIGPWLSNLWNGIKEVSENVWNGLKDFFSTTWQAIVDIFITIWEGIKWLFEMLWEIIKAIVLSAMSILEAVIGTGLNVIKAIWELIWNNIKDFVLPVWNAIKTTIQTVINAIKNIVTTVWNAIKSVTTTVWNSIKSVIITVWSGIKSVVTSAINVVKSVITTVWNAIKSVTSSVWNGIKGVISGVWNGIKSVVTGAVNGVKSVITSVWNSIKSVTSSVWNSIKGIIQKPIQDAADFVGKQVERIKGFFSRLSIKFPHIKLPHFKLDGEFSLMPPKVPHIGVDWYAEGGILTKPTVFGMMNGRPQVGGEAGPEAVLPIEKLSDILIDTFKNMGMEKPIIIQLDGRTIARVTAPYMSEELSFRNKRGF from the coding sequence ATGGAGCTATTTGCCCTAATGGGTAAAATTGCAGTAAACGGAAAGGATGCAAACAAAGAAATAGATAGTGTAACTGGTCACGCCCAAAATGCAGAAGGAAAAATCTCTAGTGCTTTTTCAAAAATAGGCAAGGCAGTGGCTGGTGCTTTTACTGTTGCAGCAGTAGCAGGATTTGAAAAGAAAATAGTAAGTACTTATGCTACATATGACGACCAAATGAGAAAAGTTCAAGCAGTTAGTGGTGCAACAGGTAAGCAATTTGAAATGCTTAGAGGTAAAGCAGAAGAACTTGGGGCAAAAACTAGATTTAGTGCAACAGAAGCAGGACAAGGAATGGAGAACCTTGCTAGAGCTGGTTGGAAAACTGGAGAGATCATGAGTGGTATAGGTCCAGTACTTTCCTTTGCAACTGCAAACGCTATAGATTTAGGAAGTGCTGCTGGAATAGTATCTGATGGACTTTCACAATTTGGACTAAAGGCTAAAGATACTGGAATGTTTACAGATGTTTTAAGTGCTACTGCAGCATCAGCCAATACAGATATTAGTTTATTAGGGGAAACTTTTAAGTATTGTGGGGGACCTGCGGGTGCTTTAGGGTATAAACTTAAAGATGTTGCTGTAGCTATTGGACTTATGGCTAATAAAGGAATAAAGGGTTCGCAAGCTGGAACAACATTAAGAAGTGCTATGACAAGACTTGCAAATCCAACTGGTAAAAGTGCTAAAGCTATGAAAAAACTTGGTATTTCAATTACAGATAGTTCGGGTAAGGTTAAGCCATTTGCTATACTTATGCAAGAATTAAGAGGGAAGTTTAGTAAATTAAATGAAGCTCAAAAAGCTCAGATGGCAAGTACTATATTTGGACAAGAAGCAATGTCTGGTATGCTTGCTGTTGTCAATTCTAGTGATGAAGATTTTAATAAAATGACTAAAGCTATAAGTAATTGTGATGGACAAACACAGAAAATGGCTGATACTATGGATGGTGGCCTTGGTGGAGCGATAGCTGGAGTTAAAAGTGCTTTTGAAGGATTGCTTATAAAGTTAGGTGGAATGCAAGAAGGAATTTTAGTTGATGGTTTTAGAAAGTTAGCAGAAGTACTTCAAAATTTACCTAGTAAAATACAGAGTGCAAGTAACAAAATAAATTCATTTAAAAATTTTTTAAAAGATAATGAAACAACAATAAAATCAGTTACAATTGCGTTAGGGGTCTTAGGTATTGGAATAGGCGTTTACAGTGGAAAACTTACAGTAGCTACACTAGCCACTAAAGCAATTAGTGCAGCTCAAACTATATATATAGCAGGCCTTTACGCAGCAGAATTTGCAACAAAAGCATTTGGAGCAGCTATAGGTTTTATTACAAGTCCAATAGGAATAGTAACTATAGCGGTCGCAGCCTTTGCAGCAGCAGCTTATCTTATTTATAAAAACTGGGATAAGATAGGACCTTGGTTATCTAATCTTTGGAATGGTATTAAAGAGGTTTCGGAAAATGTTTGGAATGGTTTAAAAGATTTTTTTTCAACTACATGGCAAGCTATAGTAGATATATTTATAACCATATGGGAAGGAATTAAATGGCTTTTTGAAATGCTATGGGAAATTATAAAAGCAATTGTATTATCCGCTATGTCAATATTAGAAGCTGTAATAGGAACTGGATTAAATGTAATAAAAGCTATATGGGAGCTTATATGGAATAATATAAAAGATTTCGTACTTCCTGTATGGAATGCTATCAAAACTACAATTCAAACAGTTATAAATGCAATAAAAAATATAGTAACAACCGTTTGGAATGCAATTAAAAGTGTTACTACAACTGTTTGGAATTCTATCAAAAGTGTAATAATTACAGTATGGAGTGGCATAAAAAGTGTAGTTACTTCTGCTATAAATGTAGTTAAGTCAGTAATAACAACAGTATGGAATGCTATTAAATCAGTTACTAGTTCCGTATGGAATGGAATAAAAGGTGTGATAAGCGGTGTATGGAATGGAATAAAAAGCGTAGTTACTGGAGCAGTAAATGGAGTTAAAAGTGTAATTACTAGTGTATGGAATAGTATTAAAAGTGTTACAAGTAGTGTATGGAATTCTATCAAAGGAATTATACAAAAACCTATTCAAGATGCAGCAGATTTTGTAGGTAAACAAGTGGAAAGAATCAAAGGGTTCTTTTCTAGACTTAGTATTAAATTTCCACATATTAAATTACCTCATTTTAAATTAGATGGAGAATTTTCTTTAATGCCACCTAAAGTACCACATATAGGTGTTGACTGGTATGCAGAAGGTGGTATTCTTACAAAACCAACTGTATTTGGCATGATGAATGGTAGACCACAAGTAGGTGGTGAAGCTGGACCCGAAGCGGTACTGCCTATAGAAAAGCTATCGGATATATTAATAGATACTTTTAAAAATATGGGTATGGAAAAGCCTATAATAATACAACTAGATGGAAGAACTATCGCAAGAGTTACAGCACCATACATGAGTGAAGAATTAAGTTTTAGGAATAAAAGGGGGTTTTAA
- a CDS encoding distal tail protein Dit, giving the protein MYGFEFNNKYSKALGIYIGKRPPIPKAEKVIKHIEVPGRSGTLTEDTGAYKDIELPFECTIKDIDVEEKTVLLNNWLDGSGILKLDYLANFFFKVKEVKFDGTDVDYITGDFIVTFVCDPFKYYIDNSAIETKKPTIIYGPEFTYKSEPVIKVYGSGDIKLNINKYSIKLLNVQDYVTVNSVLQECYKDNHNNKMQGEFPMFLQEENKISWNGDVQKIEIIPNWRCL; this is encoded by the coding sequence TTGTATGGATTTGAGTTTAATAATAAGTACTCTAAGGCTTTAGGAATATATATAGGTAAAAGACCTCCTATTCCTAAAGCTGAAAAAGTAATTAAGCATATTGAAGTACCAGGCAGAAGTGGAACTTTAACAGAAGATACAGGAGCTTATAAAGACATAGAGCTACCTTTTGAATGTACTATAAAAGACATTGATGTAGAAGAAAAGACAGTACTATTAAACAATTGGTTAGATGGTTCTGGAATTTTAAAACTAGACTATTTAGCCAACTTCTTTTTTAAGGTTAAAGAGGTTAAGTTTGATGGAACAGATGTTGATTATATAACAGGAGATTTTATAGTTACTTTTGTATGTGATCCATTTAAATATTATATAGATAATTCTGCTATAGAAACAAAAAAGCCTACCATTATATATGGTCCTGAGTTTACTTATAAATCCGAACCAGTAATTAAAGTTTATGGTAGTGGAGATATAAAGTTAAACATAAATAAGTATTCTATAAAATTATTAAATGTACAAGATTACGTTACTGTAAATTCTGTACTACAAGAGTGCTACAAAGATAATCATAATAACAAAATGCAAGGAGAATTTCCAATGTTTTTACAAGAAGAAAATAAAATAAGCTGGAATGGTGATGTACAAAAGATAGAAATTATACCGAATTGGAGGTGTTTATAA